DNA sequence from the Juglans microcarpa x Juglans regia isolate MS1-56 chromosome 5S, Jm3101_v1.0, whole genome shotgun sequence genome:
GCCTTGAGGGATTTGGAATTGCCCATTTTAGAGTTGTGTATATAGTAGTGACAGAGCCAGAAATGATCTCTCTTTGGAGTCGAAACTTCTATtccattaataattttttaaatataatgtatattgGTTTGTCAATAAAGAAACGAAACTACAAGCATTCAAGATGTTTCACTTTCACCCATGTTATGGTGGCAATAACAAATCATGAATAATAAAGTATGATTTTTCTCACTTCAAATGAGAAATTCATGTCCTttcaaaattaagattttaaaaaagaaaaagaaagcaattGACTACACTAAGATATAATTGATATAAACTGTTCATTTTAGGAAAACTATAGTACATATTTTGACCTTTAGAAACTTTTTGAGTTAAAGACAAAACCTCTTAAACTGATTTAcagattttttacttttaacaaATCTTTCCAGATTTCAGTAGCAATCCATATATAACAGTAGAAGCATGCAATTTGTCTTTAAAAGAGAATTGAGTAGCCAGGATAACAACGACATGACATGATGGTCGAAGCATGTAACAGAGAATAGTAATTGTTGCACCCACGGCGGCTCAATACAAATTGAGAcctaagataaaattaaaatgagttattcataattataatacaataaaatataaattattatatagaatacttttaaaatttctttaaatacaatttttatgaatttatatttacaacaacttaaaatgaggcattttgtgcctcaatttagcaagatcttaaaaaattatttaatatataaataattcattatattaaatattaaatttaatattatggggccttgcacacattgaaaactataaaattatttacaattttatttaatgaaatagtttttattttttttcaaaaaaaaaaataaacttcatttttatttttgggggcCTTACATAGGGTGGGGACCTTAGGCAATGGCCTAAATGGCCTTATCATTGCGCCGGCCCTGGTTGCACCTGAACTTTCACTCAAAATAGTGAACCAAAAATTTAGAGCAGTTTTACCTGCAAGTATACAGGTGTTGTAGTACCTAACAGGGTCGAATCCACAGGGATTGACTTATGTGATAAAgagaatcaaattaaaaaatagaataaatttaaaaggaaCAAAATATAACtggaatgataaaataaatcaatatggAGAATGATGAAGGTTTCGAGGATCCGtctaataatttagaaaattgttTCCAATCAATTTAGCTCAGTTAAACTAGAATAATGATTCCGTCTAActgaaaaatttaataattaagcccAACAAAGCTAATTACTAAagattaaatttgaataattgatGGTAGAAACATTCACTAACCCATTTGAATACAACAGGAATTTTTCAAGCATCCAATATATTCGAAAATCACTATGTATCaagataaatatattgatattcaaaatttctaataataacaccaaaatttttttattcttgtttgaatccaaaactcacatcaactcatctcaacttatcttatttcatcattacaacttttttaaattctcacacaaaatataataaacaattcaacttttcaaatttcaaaacaataataatattaaaaaataatattctaacaatattttattctaccattcacaaaccatctcaactcatctctgaatccaaaccaccaTTAATGATAGAAACAATTCACAAACCCATTTGAATATCATAGGAGTTTTTCAAGCATCCAATGTATTCGGAAATCACAATAGatcaagataaatatatagataatcaaaCTATCAAATAATAACAccattcaatcaatcaaactcacaatataaactCTATTATTGATCCAAAATAACATCTAACTCATTAGACTTCACCTCTAACTCTCATATGTCTGCATTTTGGAGGAAGGAGGAAGGCTGGGCAACGACAGTTGGGCTTTAAGCTCTACAATTGCATTGCCCTGCTTTCCTCCCCCAGACCAAAATGCCCTCTTTTATTCCACAAACTAAAGAAAAActgaaaccaaaaataaaaactgactGCCGAACTTTGATCCGAAAACTCTAATGAATTTCTTGGTCCCTTTACAATCAAATTTTTATTCCACTGCCTGCTTTCGGCGTCCACGTTCGCAATGGCTGTCTCCCCGAAGTTACTCCAGCTGGTTTTTCACGTGCATGATTGTTTGTGTCTCACTAAATGCAGTTGTTTCTCTGTGTCTTCCGTTCCTCACCAAAAccaagaagtttttttttttttttttcaagcaagCAATTATATTTCATTAGATAAGATGATACAAGAGGAGGGGTGGAGTTCCCCAACAAACACCCCAAAACAATAGCAAGAATGCAAAGTGgtggataaaaagaaaaaaaatgggtttTAAAGACTAATTTATTGGTCTTCTCCCATGTCCTAAAAGGATGCCGTCTTAAAAGACGGAAATAAGTTGTTCACAACAAATTGCGAATATGGAATCACCACTAGTAACGGTGGAACCTCCGCTGAAAGCGGTGAGAGTGGCAGGTGCATTTTTGCTTGTTGTcttgaaatgattttttgagagaTCCTCAAACCCTTCTTCGAAATCAAGGTTTAGGGAAAGCGGTAACATAGTGAAAAATTCGACATCAGGTGGATTGATCTACTGATCATCTAATTTCTCGTGCTCCTGTGATGGCGTGGCAACCATGTGCCAATGGGATGGAAACAAGATGGCCCCAAATCTGGAAGATCTCGGCAAGACGAAGTTGCTGGTACGACGCGTATAGCTGTCGGAAGCGTCCTTGAGTGGCGCGTGAGGAACACGCACGGAAACAAGCCGCACGTGAGGGCTACGCGCTAAGCTTTTTGGAGCGACTCCGCTCCGTCCTAGTAGATCGGCGGTTGTAGGATGGGGTGGTGGGGCACATGTAGTCAAATGGCAGCCGGAGAGTGGAAAATCTGACCAAAACCGAACCGATGGAGGGAGGAGGAAAAAAACACTTGCAAGTGTATGCACAATGCATAAATGTAAAGGAGAAGGAGAGGAGGGTGGCTCCTCTCCGGTACTGACTCTCACGAATGGCAGAGGTTTTTTagagagaagatagagaatctctctctaaaaaagGGTCTCTAcctcatttgaatttaaaatccaactccattcatctcatctcatcattataatttttttaaatttctatacaaaatataaaaagtaatttaattttttaaaatttcaaaataatagtaatattaaaaaataatattttaaaaatattttattatattatttataaactatctcaacttatctcaaaaCACTCAGGATTttactgtatttttttattcctttgcCGCGTACGTGAGTGCTTGTTTCTTGCTTTTTATTTCCTCCTTTGGTTCAGACTCCACGTGAGGTGCTCTTTATATTCTTCATTACATAAAGACATTGGTGGCCAAGTTGGGACCGATCCCAAGTCAACAAAATTGAGAGACTTGGAATGGAAAGAGTATCAGGTGGGTCCCAATAGGCATGCTTGGATTTTCCTTCAAACGTTTTATCCGgtagcttttatttttttttgtatttgatttttttttttagttaatagtgaaggaattgattattaataaaattatatattttttaatttttttaataataaataaataaataactttcaACAAACTATAAGTCCATTGTGAAAGGAATTGTAAAACATATGGGTCCTGCAtgtctgttttttttatttcttttttcaattctgCTATAGGTACCCGTCTTTGGATACCCGTCGCGGAATCGTCTGACGTGGTCATCCCACgtatgttttatattattatttaaaaaaaaaagaggcggAAGATCGATTTCAGAAACCTCACCTAGGCGCCAAACTCGATTTCATAAACCAATTTTTGCGCTCTCAGAAAGAAAAGTGAGGACGTTTTCATCGTCTCACCTTGCCTTCATCGTCTCCGTGCTGCCTTCCTTGGCCATCTGAGCAACGAGCATCAAGTGAGTGACGACATGGATATGCTCTGTTTTACTGCCCACTCCCTCACTAACTATGCTCTTTTTTACTGCCCACTCCCTTACTGCTCAAATGCTGCACAGACCTCACCGATAAGCACCAACCCACGTCCCACTCTTTCTCCCTCATTCGAATTCTTCCTCACAACCCACGTCCGCATGCATGCACAGCAAGCTTCACGCAGCAGCGATCACGACAAATCCACCATCGACCCCAACCGATCCACGGCACCACTCTTGCATGCACGCACCAACAGCCGTTGCCACCAAACCGAGAACCACTGTAGAGAAGCCCCGTTGCACTGCCCAACCGTTATTCCTCTACTTTGGCTCCCGAAAACAGAGCACCGCTCCCTCCACGTGAGCCACTGCCTCGCCACCCCTAAGCCAAGCCAACTACCATCACTGCTCTTCCCTCAGACGACCACCGAAAGCCACTACCCAGACAAAGCGTCGGCAGCACCAGCACCTCTGTTTTTCTCACTCAAAACAAAGATTTTTACCCACCGAACCACCGCACCTCGCCAGCCGCTCCAAGATGTCGCCACCTGCACGAAACGGGCCGTCGTACAGACCCAAGCCACCCCAGCCTGTCGCAACCCCTTACGGTGAGTCCTTCAGaacttttattttagaaacaATACTTGATTTCAACCTCCCTCGCCCGCTTACTACCTAGAGGAGTGTCGATATTGTGTAATTTTTGTGGCCTGTGGGAAGCAGATTCACCCTTCACATTCGTCAAAATGAAGCTCTTCATGGGTTAAGGTTCCGGGCTTCCAAAAAATGGGAAAGACGATGGCAGGGATATGCTCGGTTGGATCCATGAATGCGAAGACAaaaaacgaagaagaagaagaagaagaagaagaagagaagatgaAGTTAAGAAGCATAACCTGTTTTCGTGGCTTGTAGGAAGCATATTCACCCTCGCCGAAATGAAGCTCTTCGTGGGTGAGGAAGCAGAAGAGCTTGCCTTGTGTCCGAGACCAAGGGAAGGGAATCTGCTTGCATGTGACAAGAGCTTGCATATGAAACGCAGTGTTGCATTTGTCCATGTGGAGGGCCGTGTATGCGGGGGGTACCCCTCCCGTGTGCAAATAgagttttccttctttttttgcTTATGTAAATCAAAGCAAACCGCATGCTTCCCGAATTCTCcctttttttggttatttttctcCCCTCTTGTATCATGTCTTTGGCCTatatgaaaaactaaaaattagaaaatttaaaataaagaataaaatattaaaaataagttgtacatgtgaagaaatattatttaattaaattataagttataaaattaagtataaatcATGTTATTAACTAATTTAAGTCACAACTCAAATTTATATCTCTTAACCATGTATCCacttaaaactaataataatgtaataaaataattaaaaatatatttgttctaaatatataaaatatgcaattatGCATCTCAATCAATAATCAATGGTCCCTGACTGCCTCCCTGAATGAAAGACCAGCACAGATTCTGAATTTATCcatgattaaaacaaaaaacaaaaaaaagtttggaGTATCATCACATAGATTCATAACAGTAAAGTAAGAGAAGAGAAGCATTAgagaattttacaagaaatttgacatcTTGATCAATTGCGGAAGGTattgctctaataccatgaTAAAACTTGAGCATCCAATGAAGCTTACCTCAAAAACTGAAAGAGAAGATAAAGAACAGGGCACAAAGTACAGAGGAATGAAtaacagagaagaaaaatagaatttcaTTTCTGTTATGAGAGCAACTGGGTTTGGAATATACTTAATTAGATAGGGCGACGGGTGCTGCAAGACTCTGGACTATATacatttctcttcattataaGGCAGatacaatataacatatatcaaGCCAAGTTTGtaaggtttattttattttctttttgagtgattttctttgTTGACATTATTAGATTATGCAAAATTATGTCAAGTTTTctacttttttctctttctttatttatatatagaaatgcGATTTTTCAAACTATTTAGAAATGCGAGGAGCAATTTGTAGAGTTTTGGTCAAAAACAGCAGTAATTGCATCGTTGATGTTGATGTTGATGTTAGACCCTTTGAAAAGTGGAGTCGAGCttacaacaattttaaaaaatgtgcacAATTATACGAAATAATTTCCAAATGTTTGTTGTTACATCATGGATAttgataaaagaataatgaacattatttttgttttttaatgtggTCGCTAGCTAGCCTTGACTTCAACGCATGCACCATCAGTTGTCAGTCTTTCCACATTAATTTTACCGCACAAGTCAATGATGACAACAATGCGCATGCAAACcaccctctccctccctccctctttgGCTGCAATCTTTTTTAAACATCAGTCTCACTTGTTAATCCTCAATCTCTTcacatggcttccccaacaagtttcctaatgctttattttgTGTGCAGGTTTTTTAACATTGCCTTGGCAGCAACTCCCAACATATTTTGTTTGATCCCCAAAATCATTTGACAAAAACCTCGTCTACTTCCGTTTGCAATTGGGTAGGTGTCATCTGTGGTTCTAGACATTACCGAGTCAGGGTCTTAAACCTTTCTTTCATGGGCCTTGTAGGTACCATTCCTCCGCATATTGGAAACCTTTCATTTCTTGTGAGCCTAAGCATCAAAAACAACAGTTTCCATGGCTCAATGCCAATTGAGTTGTCTTATCTTACTTGGTTGAAATTCTTTTACCTTGGATACAATGAATTCAATGGAACAATTCCATCACAGATGGGATCGCTAACTAAGCTTAGAAAATTGTATCTTAACTATAACAATTTCATAGGTACTCTTCCACCATCTCTATCTAACATATCTTCATTGCAAGTTACTGCTCTTGGATTCAATCAGCTTTCAGGCTCCATACCTTCATCTATCTTCAAGATATATATCTTCCTTGCCAAAAATTTATCTTGGACCGAACAAGCTTTCAGGACCGATGCCCTCCATTTTCTTCAACATATCTTCACTACAAAAGATTGAACTTGGCGAGAATATGCTATATGGTGGACTATCTACACATATGTTTGATCATCTTCCCAATCTACAGtatctttctatttttcataaTCAATTGTCAGGTGAACTCCCGAAAATAGGGAATTTAACTATGCTTACAGTGCTATACCTTTATGACAATAACTTTGATGCTATATATGTTTAGTCGGCTATCGACCTCCAATATATAGTTATCATTTttgttcaaatacaaacattagcaaattctatatttattggCTAATAAATTTACAGGAAGACTACCCCCAGAAATAGGGAATTTAATTATGCTTACAGAGCTATACCTTTCCTACAACAACTTTGAAGGTATATATTCTTAGTCTTATTTGAAACAATTTACATAGATAAGGATATTGATTTAGTAGACATGTTTTCTTATCGTACTTTGAAGGTATGATTGTATAGTCCTATATGAGTCAATTGCATCGATACCGTTATTGATTATTATACATGTTCTATGAACATCTCTGATTGAacaattaatttcaatttgaagTACAACATGCTTTGTTcacaatatattaaaaactagAAGACTTCAACAAGTCTAGTAACAAAATCACAAGAGGCCCCAGAAACATTCATAACTATTTCTGACACCTCCATGCATGGTATAATTTGAACTGGCCCAAGAGGATCCAGAATTAATCAACCTGAAATGTGCCAGCCCAGCCCATGAATGATATTTGAGGTCATGGTTATTTTGTTACTGCTAATTATGAGTATTCTAGGTTCATTATATCTACTTAATATACCATCATGAATAGAAAATACCAATCACTATTGATCATATTGTGACAGGTTTAATACCAATTCAAATTGGTAATCTACAAAATCTAGAGGCTTTCGAAATTGGAGTCAATGGTTGTTTCGGCACAATTCCATTTGGGATCTTCAATATCTCAACAATAAGATGGATTGGAATGGTAGGAAATAACCTATCATGCCATCTTCCATCAAATATGGGTCTCTATCTTCCAAATCTCCAACAACTTTTTTCTTGGAGGAAACAAATTGAGCAGAACAATTCCCAACACTATCTCTAATGCTTCACAACTCACTCTCTTAGAATTATCTGAGAACTCATTCTCAGGCTTAATTCCAAAATCGCTTGGAAATTTAAGATCCCTCCAGCTGCTCGACcaacaatttaataatttgaccGTTGAATCTCCAGAATTGAGTATTTTCTCCTATTTGTCAAGTTGTACACATCTCGTTGATTTAGCTTTGAGCGAAAATCACTTGAATGGCTTCCTTCCCAAGTCCATTGGAAAccactctctttctcttcaaACACTTCGCCTAGATAATTGCAAACTTAAGGGTAGCATTCCAATAGAGATCGGGAAGTTAAGTGGTTTTACTGCATTGACCTTATCCAGCAACGAATTGAGAGGACTTGTTCCAACCACAATAGGAAGTTTGCGCATGCTTTAAAGTTTGGGCCTTGATGGTAATAGACTAAAAGGAACCATACCAACAAAACTATGTTATTTACGGAGCTTGTTTAAATTACTTTTAGTTGGTAATGATCTATCTGGACACATTCCTAGATGCATAGATAATATGACTTCGCTAAGAGCTCTCAACTTAGGCTTCAATCAATTAACTTCTGTGATTCCATTGAGCTTGTGGAGGCTTACAGATCTCTTGGAGGTTGACTTCTCATCCAATTATTTAAATGGCTCTCTTTCATCTGAGATTGAGAAAATGAAGGTCTTGAGGATATTGAATTTGTCAAGAAATCAACTATCAGGTGATATCCCCAAAACAATTGGTGCACTCAAAGATTTGACTAATCTCTCATTGGCAATAAATTCACTACAAGGCTCAATTCCTGTATCTTTTGGTGAATTGGTAAGCTTGGAGTTCTTGGATCTTAACGATAACAATTTATCTGGAGAGATTCCCAAGTCCTTAGAAGGACTCCATTacctcaaatatataaatatctcaTTCAATAAACTACAAGGAGAAATTCCCACAAGTGGACCATTTCTAAACTTCTCAACTGCATCATTTACGTCAAACAACGCCCTTTGTGGTGCAGCTCGATTAAAGTGCTTGGAAAatatggaaaaagaggaatccAAAATCTCCTGCTCAAGCAGGCTTGTACCCTCTAGTTACATGGAGAATAATTTCTCACCAACAACTTGTACAGACAACGAATGGATTCAGCTCTAATAATTTACTTGGTGAAGGAAGTTCTGGGTTTGTATACCAAGGATCACTTTCAGATGGGATGAATATTGCAATCAAAATTATGAACTTGCAAGTGAAAGGGGCATTCAAAAGTTTTGATGTAGCGTGTGAGGTGCTACGAAATATTCGTCACCGAAATCTTGTCCAAATCATCACCATTTGTAGCAATATTGACTTCAAAGCCCTTGTATTGGAATACATGCCTAATGGAAACTTAGAGAAATGGTTGCACTCTCAAGATCACCATCTGAATATCTTACCAAGGCTAAATATCATGATTGATATCGCATCAGCATTAGATTACCTTCATCATGGTTATTCAATAGCAATTAGTCATTGTGATCTGAAACCTAGTAATGTCTTATTAGATCAAGAAATGGTTGCACATGTTGCTGACTTTGGCATGGCCAAACTCTTAGAGTAGGTTTgggggatgagatgagaattttgtgttttgttttgaagtttaaaatattaagttttaatattattattgttttgggatttgaaaaagatgtattgggatttgaaaaagttgaattgtttattatattttgtatggagatttgaaaaatgtgtaatgatgagatgagatgagatgagaattttgtgttttgttttatgacccaaacctgcccttagaTGATAGGGACTCTATGATGCAGACCATGACTCTTGCTACTTTTGGGTACGTGGCACCAggcaaattttcaaaattttccatttCAAATTCCATGTCCATCCTTCTACTCATTCACATGCAATTAAATATCTTTTGAGTCcagagcaatatatatatatatatatatatatatctacaagcagtttctttttttcagatttgtttcttcacttttataaaataaaaaagtatatatgatGAGCTAGAATGTTATCAACAGTGTATGGATTAGAAGGAGTTGTTTCTACAAGAGGCGATGTGTATAGTTATGGCATTCTACTAATGGAAATGTTCACAAGAAAGAAGCCTATGAATGGCATGTTTATTGGAGAAATGACCTTGAAACACTGGGTAGATGAATCATTGCCCACTTCAATACTCTCTATTGTTGATGCCAatttgttgagaaatgaaaaagaacatGCTGCCTTGGAAGATTGCATATCTTCAGTTATGAGATTGGCTTTGGATTATTGGGCAGAGTCACCTGCAGAaagaattcacataaaaaatatttcagcgACACTCAATAAGGTCAAATTAAAGTTTGTACTAAATAGTAGAAGAAGCTAAGTTGAGTGTCAAGTTTGCTTACAACTCCATTATGTTTGTGTCTCTTATGTTTGGGATTTAGGCGTTTTGCTtcattatttttagaaaaaattacaatttacacctTAAACTATTAGTTCTTTGGCAATATTATCGTGGAACTATATAAGATGTCATTTTGTCCccaaattacaactttttctgTCAATTAATAGTATGAATGTATCGTGTCATTTAATTCTTGTATATCTAGGTGCGAAAAAAACTAGATTAGAATACACAGAgaaagcgatattacctcatcgGCAAATCGCAGATATAGTGAGGTTGTTCCACAAACTTCTCTATCGTAATTGTTCGAATGAAATCGTCATTGTCAATGGTGGAACGTGCCACGTGGAAAAACCAGAATAACACTCACACATTCCACGACTTAAACGTCGAGATTAGAGAGATACAcacatttgagagagagattctatTTGTACCAATCATCTAAAGGGAGAgggggctatatatagcccctCCAATTACACTAGGTAGCCAAGTCTTAAAATTGGGAAAAACCCAAAAATTCTGATTTTTCCTCTATCAATGGTGGTCTTCACAATACTGATGTTTGGCACTGGGGTTAGGCCCAGAACAGTCATTTATCTTTCCATAAGGTTAGTTTAAACATAAATTAACCTCATACATACATGGCCGGCCTAAGTGATGGAGATACATTTGTACACAACAAAGCTACTGTAAACAAAATTTCAGCTTCATTATCACCAACCTGAAACACCGACCTCACATTAATAAGCTTCATCAAGTTTCTAACTAGTTTGTTTGTTGCAAACGACAAGTCAACCGGCAAATGAATCTTGCTATTACAATAATGTAAATTATGTTCCTAGCAATAGTTGAAGAATGGGCAATAGATGCGATATTTTTTACCAAACTGGATAAAAAGTCGTAGTCatctaaaacataaataaagtcaACACTTAGACCTAGTTTGGACACttagaatatttcaaaatatctgtaaatagttgtaaaattatttatgaatggtaataaaatagtttgagttaacatgttttattgagttttgggaagggggagagaaaaaattaaaaatattataaaattaaaatattatttaaatatattaatattattattgttttaaaatttgtaaaagtattattttttttatattttgttttgaagtttgtgaacattgtaataattagataatgattagataaaaaaattaaaaatttgaaattgaaaaatgttttggcTTGTGaggaaatatatgaaaatattttaaaatacatgtGTTCTCAAACTAGGTCTTAGCATTGTCTTATATTAGCGAGGGATTTTCCTCAATGCCACTCTTACACATTTATACAGTCTTTGGTAAGCTagtttgaaagatttttttatgttaccgagtcttttgattatgaaaaatgcttgatataaaaaatataaaatgatatagtttataaaatattttttaatataaagtagaTATGACGTATTGTATTAAATCAGATAAATGAATTTCTTTATAGATGTATCACTCCTCGTATTATACCCTCCATGTAGTTGTGTCTCTTTCATGCAGCAGTCTCAGTAGTCTAGCGTTGCTGGGTATTAATCCTCTACTTTCTAACTTTTGTGGGCTTTTTCCTTTAAGAAGAATAGAAGATGATTTCTCCTTTCATTGGTTTGGCTTTATTACACCTATCTGGGATTTAGGAATCTCGCATTGGGTTGTGGTCATTATTTAGCTCAATCCATCCTCACCTACTTTTAATCCAAATAAAAAGGATGACGAAACCGCAGAATAATTATAGCTTCTTAGTTTCAAAGCAAAGAAAACTCTTACAAGTTACGTAAAAAAGAATCCAGAAACATTACAGAGTTGCTTCACAAAACAAGCATCCCTGTAGAAGCAATTATGGCAATGAGATTCATTTTAAAATGCAACTAATTAGAAGTacccattttctctttttcttttctcttttcatgtAAAGCATGAACTTTTTGTATTTGTCTgttcatttctttatatttctttggataaattataagaaaaattatatttacagtcacAAAGTTCGAAAGTGCcatgtattcttttttaaaaaaaattaatatatttgagactgtaaaaaaattaattttttaataagaaatcttttttttaaaataaatgtaagGCACAAATTGtaactatatctagtattattgaAATTACAAAATTGATTCATTTATATGCATAGTCTACACATGACGTGTCACAAAATGGAGACAACACCTGCGTATGATTAGTCAACAAATTTGCAGATGCATCACATGAGTGTATCCCAACCTTTATATTTAATTGGTTTTTGGCCCATTATTCAAGGATTTGGcctttatataatacaaaattattaaaagaaaattgtgagtaattaaatttaaaaaaaaaaaaaaaactgtagaaAAATTCTATCACGATTCACGTGAATCTTTCACATGGCTACGCTATCATGCCATAGGTGAGAAACGGCAATCATATAATATGTAAAGTAATTATACGTAAAATTATGAAGTGCGTAAATGTagcgtaattattttaaaaaagagtaaaatttactattaaaaaaattattattttttatgtagatctcatattttatttatttttttcaaaataattatacagtgATTGCAcaattcattattacaaatatctGTATGTATGCATTCTatgcctttttt
Encoded proteins:
- the LOC121267118 gene encoding DNA damage-repair/toleration protein DRT100-like — protein: MTSLRALNLGFNQLTSVIPLSLWRLTDLLEVDFSSNYLNGSLSSEIEKMKVLRILNLSRNQLSGDIPKTIGALKDLTNLSLAINSLQGSIPVSFGELVSLEFLDLNDNNLSGEIPKSLEGLHYLKYINISFNKLQGEIPTSGPFLNFSTASFTSNNALCGAARLKCLENMEKEESKISCSSRLVPSSYMENNFSPTTCTDNEWIQL